The following are encoded together in the Coffea arabica cultivar ET-39 chromosome 1c, Coffea Arabica ET-39 HiFi, whole genome shotgun sequence genome:
- the LOC140005844 gene encoding uncharacterized protein yields the protein MYDLQLVVVVEPKLRVESITNIRIKLGMDCCLFNLSGSVWIFYRSLFTCQITGESPQHLTIRVKSHIFQDFITLSCIHAKCTEQEREILWNALLGDKPDFNSWFLMGDFNVVINTEEKRGGLPFRPSEGSDFLNFMTMAGVCDAGFSGSRYTWCNNRSGTARIWKRLDRLLLCGRALELPYQIMVQHLGRDPSDHAPLLLSVDTKLDNKPKPFRFLNIWTTHPGLLGVIKDCWAQPVNGSPLQVLALKLRNIKNALKQWSRTTFGDIFQGARDAERMVTEAETAYDLDPTEQRRSELHHARARLRRALIVEEGFWRQKARVRWLSDGDRNTKYFHSLVTERRHRAVIHRIKDTAGEWIDEECQIGEAAVGFFKELFTAEGGLPCFTGLQIIPKLITDQENSRLTDIPSLT from the coding sequence ATGTATGATCTTCAGTTGGTGGTTGTTGTTGAACCTAAATTGAGGGTGGAGTCAATCACTAATATTAGAATTAAATTAGGGATGGATTGTTGCTTGTTCAATCTTTCGGGTTCTGTTTGGATTTTCTACCGGTCGTTGTTTACGTGTCAGATTACAGGGGAGTCTCCCCAACATCTAACTATTAGAGTTAAATCTCATATTTTTCAAGACTTCATTACTTTATCTTGTATACATGCGAAGTGTACGGAGCAGGAAAGAGAAATTTTGTGGAATGCACTTTTGGGAGATAAACCCGACTTCAACTCTTGGTTTTTGATGGGAGATTTCAATGTGGTCATAAATACCGAGGAGAAGAGGGGTGGATTGCCATTTAGACCGTCAGAGGGATCAgattttttgaatttcatgacgaTGGCCGGTGTCTGTGATGCGGGATTCTCTGGTTCAAGATATACCTGGTGTAATAACCGTTCGGGAACGGCGCGGATATGGAAACGTCTGGACCGCTTACTTCTATGCGGGCGTGCTTTAGAGCTTCCATACCAAATCATGGTGCAACATTTAGGACGTGACCCGTCGGATCATGCTCCATTACTTTTGTCGGTGGATACGAAACTAGATAACAAACCCAAGCCGTTCCGTTTCTTAAACATCTGGACTACTCATCCTGGTTTACTGGGGGTTATCAAGGATTGTTGGGCTCAACCAGTCAATGGTTCTCCTTTGCAAGTATTGGCCTTGAAGTTGAGGAATATTAAAAATGCCCTCAAGCAATGGTCTAGAACGACATTTGGGGATATTTTTCAGGGAGCACGTGATGCCGAACGTATGGTAACAGAGGCTGAAACAGCATACGACCTGGATCCTACTGAGCAACGGCGGAGCGAGTTACATCATGCTCGGGCTCGGTTACGCCGAGCGCTTATAGTTGAGGAGGGTTTTTGGAGACAAAAGGCGCGGGTAAGGTGGCTCTCGGACGGAGATAGGAACACCAAATATTTTCATTCCTTGGTCACGGAAAGGAGGCATAGGGCAGTAATTCATCGGATCAAAGATACCGCTGGAGAGTGGATCGATGAGGAATGCCAGATTGGGGAAGCAGCAGTGGGTTTCTTTAAGGAGCTTTTCACAGCAGAGGGGGGCCTTCCTTGCTTTACTGGTCTGCAGATCATACCGAAATTGATAACGGACCAAGAAAACTCACGGTTAACGGACATTCCATCTCTTACATAA
- the LOC113741433 gene encoding uncharacterized protein, whose protein sequence is MQAELRALLWGVRHCVIQGYLELHLEADSLTLVQIVQGTSECPWRLQRDLDELMIFKQSFQSITHCYREANTPADHLANFGADACAVCSKEVGGVPTSFRFLDVWRSHPDFQSVVRQAWEGECEGRPIQVLLRKLKAVKQALRRWNKEVFGNIFDRVRDHEAKVSELECSLEEGPSEEGTYQLVQAQGELKQSLLTEAAFWRQKACLRWLREGDANSKFFHAQVKQRRARSCIHRVKDGDGVWTEEAGRIEDLAVAFFEGVLSQPDRGQVDPSQLSVIPSIITAQDNVSLQQFPTEEEIRSVVFQMDGESSSGPDGFKGSFFTTCWEIVKGDIVRAVCDFFAGAELPWGYTSTWLALIPKVPGAASFSDFRPISLCNFVNKIISKLLASRLESVLPKIISPQQSGFVKGRQISDNILLALEMCSALGKKVRGSNVALKLDMAKAYDRVSWNFLIQVMRRFGFGEQWLDMVWRLISSCHFSVLVNGKPCGYFQSSRGLRQGDPLSPALFIIAAEVLSRRLNELPRASRFVPFLVSRGSPPLTHLAYADDIIVFCNGGKRSLECVREVLQGYQEVSGQLVNVAKSCFLVGKKTSVARRRIIAHVTGFCSRSLPVTYLGCPLFEGRRVKALFSNLLSKVSQRIASWHGRWLSMSARAILIKHVLSSMPIHILAVIEPPKGVISDLERILARFFWGESEFGAKRHWSKWANLCFPVEEGGVGFRSLQTIVEAFSCKLWWMFRHGQSLWAQFMRARYFGPLHPNQGPFSVQLSATCKRMLSVRTTMELWLQWDLSREEVAFWWDNWSGLGPLAWRFPEAASDVKVLDFVREGRWDFSALASVPAAIWDAAQGSFFCFGLDPDTLVWRRDPSGVFSTRSAYQLARPARARSWTFSFVWHSFIPRKLSFFMWRLQNGQLPLDDVLEKYHIHGPSKYHCCVLGQVETMEHVFSAGQLASATWVFFENSLGLSTSAATVRSRCAAWWLRPVKGKALRWLMRILPILILWFLWRARNLSQFEGRKFSVSQVRAFIIQEVRMLVRAHFPGIMVPWQWEELLQALSGVRRVLTATIVRWAFPPTGCYKLNTDGCATAEARALLLGLQLGRQVGVPQLIVESDCLALIKCLRKEWGVPARIRPIVRAIWMGESSSHCFFHCYREGNTVADSLAAYGALSGAQNECWSNKEMHAKVAENSSDREKTLLFCSSTSEESMKND, encoded by the exons ATGCAAGCAGAACTTCGAGCGTTGTTATGGGGAGTTAGACATTGTGTGATTCAAGGGTACTTGGAGTTACACTTAGAGGCAGATTCTCTCACCCTGGTTCAGATTGTTCAAGGGACTAGTGAGTGTCCGTGGCGTCTACAGAGAGATCTGGATGAGTTGATGATATTCAAGCAGTCTTTCCAATCCATCACACACTGCTACAGAGAAGCAAACACACCGGCAGATCATCTGGCAAATTTTGGTGCTGATGCTTGCGCAG TCTGTTCTAAGGAGGTGGGTGGGGTTCCTACTAGTTTCCGATTCCTTGATGTTTGGAGGTCACATCCTGATTTCCAGAGTGTGGTAAGGCAGGCATGGGAGGGGGAGTGTGAGGGGCGGCCGATTCAAGTCCTCCTCAGAAAGTTAAAAGCGGTAAAGCAGGCATTGCGCAGATGgaataaagaggtttttgggAATATATTTGATCGTGTGCGGGACCATGAGGCTAAGGTCTCGGAGCTGGAATGCTCGTTAGAGGAGGGTCCCTCGGAGGAGGGGACATATCAGCTAGTACAGGCTCAGGGTGAACTCAAGCAATCGTTGCTTACGGAGGCGGCTTTTTGGCGTCAAAAGGCATGTCTGCGGTGGCTTCGGGAGGGGGATGCCAATTCTAAGTTTTTCCATGCTCAGGTGAAGCAGCGGAGGGCCCGCTCGTGTATACATCGGGTGAAAGATGGTGATGGGGTTTGGACGGAGGAGGCTGGCAGGATTGAGGATTTGGCGGTTGCTTTCTTTGAGGGCGTCTTGTCACAGCCTGACCGGGGGCAGGTGGATCCCTCTCAACTAAGTGTGATCCCGTCGATTATTACGGCACAGGATAATGTGAGTCTTCAACAGTTCCCCACAGAGGAGGAAATTAGGTCAGTTGTTTTCCAGATGGATGGTGAGAGTAGTTCGGGTCCAGATGGCTTCAAGGGGTCTTTTTTCACGACGTGTTGGGAGATAGTGAAGGGGGATATTGTCAGGGcggtttgtgatttttttgcaGGAGCGGAGCTGCCCTGGGGGTATACGTCTACTTGGTTGGCTTTGATTCCCAAGGTCCCCGGGGCTGCCTCTTTCTCAGATTTTCGCCCAATTAGCCTGTGCAATTTTGTCAATAAGATCATTTCCAAGCTATTAGCTAGCCGTTTGGAAAGTGTGCTGCCAAAGATTATTTCACCGCAACAGAGTGGCTTCGTTAAGGGTCGGCAGATCTCGGATAATATTTTGCTGGCTTTAGAGATGTGTTCGGCTTTAGGGAAGAAGGTGCGGGGATCTAATGTTGCACTCAAACTGGACATGGCCAAGGCGTATGACCGGGTATCTTGGAATTTCCTAATCCAAGTAATGAGACGGTTTGGATTCGGGGAGCAATGGCTTGACATGGTGTGGAGGCTGATTTCGTCGTGTCATTTTTCGGTATTGGTTAATGGGAAGCCTTGCGGATACTTCCAATCCTCTCGTGGGTTACGTCAAGGGGACCCTTTATCCCCGGCTCTTTTTATTATTGCAGCGGAGGTTTTATCTAGGCGATTGAATGAGCTACCTCGAGCCTCAAGGTTTGTCCCATTCTTGGTGTCGCGGGGCTCTCCGCCGCTGACACATCTGGCCTATGCTGACGACATCATCGTTTTCTGCAATGGTGGTAAGCGTTCCTTGGAGTGTGTCAGGGAGGTGCTCCAGGGGTATCAGGAGGTGTCAGGGCAGCTGGTGAACGTGGCGAAGAGTTGTTTTTTGGTTGGCAAGAAGACTTCGGTGGCTCGCAGGAGGATAATTGCACATGTTACTGGTTTCTGTTCTAGATCTTTACCAGTCACGTACTTGGGATGCCCGTTGTTCGAGGGGAGACGAGTGAAAGCTTTGTTTTCTAATTTGCTGTCTAAGGTTTCCCAACGGATTGCCTCCTGGCATGGTCGGTGGTTATCTATGAGTGCTCGAGCTATATTGATTAAGCATGTACTGTCGTCTATGCCTATTCATATTCTAGCGGTTATAGAGCCGCCCAAGGGGGTGATTTCTGATCTAGAGCGGATTTTGGCGAGGTTTTTTTGGGGTGAGTCGGAGTTTGGAGCTAAGCGCCACTGGTCGAAATGGGCGAACTTATGTTTTCCGGTGGAGGAAGGAGGGGTTGGTTTTCGGTCACTTCAGACGATTGTGGAGGCTTTTTCCTGTAAACTTTGGTGGATGTTTCGACATGGTCAATCGCTCTGGGCGCAGTTCATGAGGGCTAGGTATTTTGGGCCTCTGCATCCTAATCAAGGCCCGTTTTCTGTTCAATTGTCTGCTACGTGTAAACGTATGCTGAGTGTCCGTACAACCATGGAGCTTTGGTTGCAGTGGGATCTTTCGAGAGAGGAGGTGGCTTTCTGGTGGGATAATTGGAGTGGGCTAGGCCCTTTGGCGTGGCGGTTCCCGGAAGCGGCGTCAGATGTGAAGGTCTTGGATTTTGTACGAGAAGGGAGATGGGATTTTTCGGCTTTGGCCTCGGTGCCCGCAGCGATTTGGGACGCCGCTCAGGGGTCTTTCTTCTGTTTTGGGTTGGATCCGGATACCCTGGTTTGGCGGCGGGATCCTTCGGGAGTTTTCTCCACTAGGTCGGCATATCAACTTGCTCGCCCGGCTAGGGCTCGCTCCTggactttctcttttgtttggCATTCCTTTATCCCGCGTAAATTGTCTTTCTTTATGTGGCGATTACAAAATGGCCAGCTGCCGCTGGATGATGTTCTCGAAAAGTATCACATTCATGGTCCTTCTAAATATCACTGCTGTGTGCTTGGCCAGGTTGAGACAATGGAACATGTTTTTTCAGCTGGACAGTTAGCTTCTGCGACATGGGTGTTTTTTGAGAATTCTCTTGGTCTATCGACATCAGCGGCCACGGTTCGCTCCCGGTGCGCCGCTTGGTGGTTACGCCCTGTGAAAGGTAAGGCTTTACGCTGGTTAATGCGGATTCTCCCAATTCTGATATTATGGTTTCTATGGCGGGCGAGGAATTTGTCCCAGTTCGAGGGTCGCAAGTTTTCTGTTTCGCAGGTCCGTGCTTTTATCATACAAGAGGTAAGAATGCTAGTCAGAGCCCATTTTCCGGGTATTATGGTGCCTTGGCAATGGGAGGAACTTCTTCAGGCTCTGTCTGGGGTTCGGAGGGTTTTAACTGCAACGATTGTCAGGTGGGCTTTCCCTCCGACGGGCTGCTACAAGTTAAACACTGACGGGTGTGCCACG GCGGAGGCTCGTGCTCTCCTTTTGGGGCTGCAACTGGGCCGCCAAGTAGGGGTCCCTCAGCTAATTGTTGAATCTGACTGTCTGGCTCTGATTAAGTGTTTAAGGAAGGAATGGGGAGTTCCCGCAAGGATTCGGCCTATTGTTCGTGCTATTTGGATGGGTGAGTCAAGTTCTCACTGTTTCTTCCATTGCTACCGGGAAGGGAATACAGTGGCGGATTCGCTAGCAGCATATGGGGCCTTGTCAGGCGCTCAA AATGAATGTTGGTCCAATAAAGAGATGCATGCTAAAGTGGCTGAAAATAGTAGTGATAGAGAGAAGACCTTGCTGTTTTGTAGTTCTACATCTGAAGAGTCTATGAAGAATGATTAG
- the LOC140005846 gene encoding uncharacterized protein has protein sequence MAARYTPQQNSVAERKNRTVMDMVRSMMQSKGIPKSLWVEAISCAIYVLNGCPTRCNFGKTPQIIWTSMKPDISYFKVFGYLAYAHVPDHLRKKLDDKAEKYIFIGYSHETKEYKLFNSNTRKVIVSRDVTFDEHGIWDWSRKDPETSPKYSFISPIMGPSTSKQVVEQVVHSYGDPSTSTIQVETSSRPFFIALKFRVLERVRQASLRYPRVRPWEKRGRHRPQRERRMPAQFDDYVVGKDDDLTDEAIVNFALFIDCDPVSFEEAVKDDRWVRIIDEKIHAIEKNDT, from the exons ATGGCAGCCAGATATACACCTCAACAAAATAGTGTGGCAGAAAGGAAGAATAGGACTGTGATGGACATGGTGAGATCAATGATGCAATCCAAAGGTATTCCTAAATCCCTTTGGGTAGAAGCAATATCTTGTGCTATTTATGTTTTGAACGGGTGTCCTACTAGATGTAATTTTGGAAAGACTCCACAAATAATTTGGACTAGTATGAAACCGGATATTTCTTACTTCAAGGTATTTGGCTATCTTGCGTATGCGCATGTTCCAGATCATTTGAGAAAGAAATTGGATGATAAAGCAGAGAAGTATATTTTTATTGGATATAGTCATGAGACTAAGGAGTATAAGTTATTCAATTCAAACACAAGAAAGGTGATTGTTAGCAGAGATGTAACTTTTGATGAACATGGAATCTGGGATTGGTCTAGAAAAGATCCTGAGACATCGCCAAAATATTCATTCATTTCTCCCATTATGGGACCGAGTACTAGTAAGCAAGTAGTGGAGCAAGTTGTGCACTCTTATGGTGATCCCTCAACTTCTACTATTCAGGTTGAGACATCTAGCCGACCAT tttttattGCTTTGAAATTTCGAGTTCTGGAGCGAGTTAGGCAGGCCTCCCTCCGATatcctagggttcgcccttgggagaaacGGGGGCGTCACAGACCACAAAGAGAGCGCCGCATGCCAGctcaatttgatgattatgtTGTTGGCAAAGATGATGATTTAACTGATGAAGCAATTGTGAATTTTGCTCTTTTTATAGATTGTGATCCTGTCTCATTTGAAGAAGCTGTCAAAGATGATCGTTGGGTTCGTATaatagatgaaaaaattcatgcCATTGAGAAAAATGATACATGA